In the genome of Hydrogenophaga sp. PBL-H3, the window GACCTTGCCCACGCTGGCTTCGATCAGCACCTTGATCTCCTTGGCGGCCTGCGCGCTGCGCTGCGCCAGGCTGCGCACCTCGGCAGCCACCACGGCAAAGCCCCGGCCCTGCTCGCCGGCGCGCGCGGCTTCCACCGCGGCGTTCAGCGCCAGGATGTTGGTCTGGAACGCGATGCCGTCGATCACGCCGATGATGTCGCCGATCTTCTGGCTGCTCTGGTTGATCTCGTTCATGGTCGTGACCACCTGGCTCACCACCTGGCCGCCGCGCACCGCGACCTCGGCATTGACCACCGCCATCTGCGTGGCCTGGCGCGCCGAGTCGGCGCTCTGACGCACCGTGCTGTTGATCTGATCGATGCTGGCCGCCGTCTGTTGCAGGTTGCTGGCGGCCTGCTCGGTGCGTGCACTCAGGTCCTGGTTGCCGCTGGCGATCTCTTCGCTGGCGGTGCCGATGCTGTCGGTGCTGTTGCGCACCTCGCCGACGATCCGCGAGAGAGAGGCCTGCATGCCGCCCAGGGCCTGCATGAGGGACGCGAGTTCGTCCTTGCCGCTGACGTGCACCGCCTGGGTGAGATCCCCGTTGGTGATGGCCGTGGCCACGCGCTGCGCTTCGTCCAGCGGCTGGCAGATGCTCTTCATGTTGGACAGCGTGGTGGGCACAACCACCAGCGCGGCCAGCGCCAGCGCCACGCCGAAGATCAGCAAGGTGTGACCGCTGGTGTCCTTTCCCTCCTGCTGCAGGCTGGTGGCCTCGACCTTGAGCACCTCTTCCACCCGCTTGAGGTTGACCAGGATGCCGGCGTACTGCTCGTGTGCGCGCGCCAGCATGCGGTTGGCCACGGTGGCGGTGTCGTAGCCGTTGTCGGCCAGCTGGCGTGTGACGGGTTCAACCGCGGCGCCATAGCGCTCGAGCTGCTCTTTCATTTCGCGGACGACAACGTTGTCACCGTCTTCCGTGCCCACCAGCATGTGATCGATCTGCTGCAGAGCGGCCTCACGCGCGGTCTGCCACTGGGCCTTGGCCTTGATCACCTCTTCGGGCTTTTCGTAGCCGATGATCATGTCCTTCTCGTAGCGGCCCATGTCACCCAGCGCCACCTGCAGGCGGGATAGGGTGAGCGTCTCTTCAAAGGCGTGATCGACAAACTCGACGCTCAGCGCGTTGAGCCGATTCATGCCCCACAGGCCAGCGCCACCCACCATGGTCAGCAAGACCAGAACGACGCCGATCGCGCCCACCATTCGGGTGCGGATGGAAAACTGTCTCATCAGTTGTTGCATGGTGATTCTTCTGGTGTCGGGTCGGGTCAGAAACTTTCCCAGTCGCCTTCTGCGCCGGCGGCCACGGCGGGGCGGACAACGGGCGCCGGGCGAACGACGGGCGCGACAGGCGCGGGTCGCTGGGATGCCTCAACCGGCGCGGCCAGGGCCAGCGCTTTCGGCGGCTGGGCCTTGGGGCTGGCCGGCTTGAGGCTGGTGGGTTTGTGGACCACAGGCTTGACAGTGCTGACGGCTTTCGCCGGCACCGCCACCGGCGCGCTGTAGGCCCGCGCGGCGTCGATGCGGAAGATCTTGATCACCTCGGTGAGCCGT includes:
- a CDS encoding methyl-accepting chemotaxis protein; this translates as MQQLMRQFSIRTRMVGAIGVVLVLLTMVGGAGLWGMNRLNALSVEFVDHAFEETLTLSRLQVALGDMGRYEKDMIIGYEKPEEVIKAKAQWQTAREAALQQIDHMLVGTEDGDNVVVREMKEQLERYGAAVEPVTRQLADNGYDTATVANRMLARAHEQYAGILVNLKRVEEVLKVEATSLQQEGKDTSGHTLLIFGVALALAALVVVPTTLSNMKSICQPLDEAQRVATAITNGDLTQAVHVSGKDELASLMQALGGMQASLSRIVGEVRNSTDSIGTASEEIASGNQDLSARTEQAASNLQQTAASIDQINSTVRQSADSARQATQMAVVNAEVAVRGGQVVSQVVTTMNEINQSSQKIGDIIGVIDGIAFQTNILALNAAVEAARAGEQGRGFAVVAAEVRSLAQRSAQAAKEIKVLIEASVGKVETGSRLVAQAGSTIGEIVANAEKVSAFISDITTAAQEQSQGIGQVNAAVSQLDQMTQQNAALVEESAAAAESLKDQASRLAGVVRVFRLSGSAHA